The genomic window GGTGTTGAACATATCTCTCTCAGGAATGTTGCCTGTCTTTGCGATAACATCAAATATCGGGAGCACCTGTACGGCATTTCTCTCGATCTTTGCACTTAAGCCGGTGGGGAGAGAACGTGGTATATTCTCGTAGAAGCCGCCGCCTGTGATGTGCGAGATGCTCTTTACATTGACCTTGGAAATAAGCTCCATAACAGCCTTGACGTATATTCTTGTAGGTGTCAGCAGTGTGTCGCCGAGAGTCTTGCCAAGCTCGCTGTAGTGTCTTGCAAGATTCTGCTCGTTTACTGTGAATACCTTTCTTACCAGCGAGAAGCCGTTCGAGTGAACACCGCTCGACTTGATAGCTATCATAACGTCTCCGGACTTCTGCTTCTCGGGGTCGATTATCTTGTTCTTGTCTACAACGCCTACAGAGAAGCCTGCAAGGTCGTATTCGTCCTCGGGCATAAGACCCGGGTGCTCGGCTGTCTCACCGCCGATGAGCGCACAGCCTGCCTGAACGCAGCCCTCAGCCACACCCGAAACGATGCTTGCTATCTTCTCGGGGATATTCTTTCCGCAAGCTATGTAATCAAGGAAGAACTGCGGCTTTGCACCACAGCATATTATGTCATTTACACACATTGCAACGCAGTCGATGCCGACTGTGTCGTGCTTGTCAAGCAGGAATGCTATCTTGATCTTTGTGCCGACACCGTCTGTGCCGGAAACGAGAACCGGCTTCTCAATGCCTGTAAGATCAAGCTCAAAAAGTCCGCCAAAGCCGCCTATGCCGCTGAGAACACCGTTTGTCATAGTCCTCTTGACATACTGCTTCATAAGCTCTACCGACTTGTAGCCTGCTGTTACGTCAACGCCTGCGTCCTTGTAGCTGTCTGAAAAACTCTTCATAGATCTACCTCACTTTTAGTTTCTGCCCTGTTAAGAGCGTATTGAAAGGATCACATCTGCCGCCATATCCGGTGTGTCCACGATATAGTCAGCCGAGTGAGCCTTGAACTCATCATCATTGCCGTAGCCGTATCTTACGGCTATGCATTCCAAACCGAACCGGTGTGCTCCGTCAATGTCATTTGACCTGTCACCGACCATTATCACCTTGCTTTTGTCCTTGATACCGAGCTTGTCGAGCGTGTATCCCAGGACTGCTATCTTGTCGTGCCTGCTCTCGTCAAACGTCGCCGCACCGATAAAGTCAAAGTAATCAATAAGCCCGAATTTCGTAAGTATCCTTACCGCATAATCCTCAGGCTTGCTCGTCGCAGTCGCTAAACATATGCCGGCTTTTTTCAGCCTTTCAAGCATCTCGACAATACCGTCATACGGCCTGTTTTCAAAAAGCCCTGTGTCAGTGTATCTTACCCTGAATAGCCGTGTAGCTTCCGCTGCCTGTTCCTTGTTCATGCCGCACTGCTCCTGAAAGGAAACTATCAGCGGCGGTCCGAGGAACCTTGCGAGCACTTCGTCAGACGGGATATCCCATTTCATCTGTTCAAGCGCATATCTTGCGGATCTGATTATCCCCTCCGCCGAGTCAGTCAGCGTCCCGTCAAGGTCAAAAAGCGCCGTGTCGTATCTGTATGTACTCAAAGCTCTTTTATCTTCTCCTGCATTGCAGCGTCCTTCTGCTTTACGCCTTCGAGCATCTTTGCCTTTTCAGCTTCGAGCTTTTCAGCAAGTCCTTCATCGGTTATCGCAAGCATCTGAACTGCGAGTATTGCAGCATTCTTTGCACCGTCAACAGCAACAGTCGCAACAGGTATGCCGCTCGGCATCTGAACAGTTGCGAGCAGAGCATCCATTCCGTCAAAGTTTGCGCCCTTGCAGGGGATACCTATTACCGGCAGGGTAGTGTGACCTGCCACAACACCTGCTAAGTGTGCTGCCATTCCGGCTGCGCAGATGATAACACCAAAGCCGTTTGCCTTTGCGTTCTTTGCATATTCAGCAGCCAGCTCCGGCGAGCGGTGTGCGCTCATTACATGACATTCGTACTCAACGCCAAAGCTCTTAAGAGTGCTTGCTGCATTCTTGACAACAGGAAAATCGCTGTCAGACCCCATGATAATAGCGACCTTTTTCATAAAAACATCTCACTTTCATAAATCAAAAAACTGCAACTATATCAGGTTGCAGTCTTTTCCGGGTATTTCAAAGCGCAAAAAGAACAGCCTCTAATACAAAAGCCTTTTGATGAATATCCAGCGCCGCCAAAAGTCATCATCATAGCCGTCGTTCCTTTCGCACTTAATGTGTTCTTTACACTACTAATATTATACCTTAAATCGCTTGTTTTTTCAACCACACAGAGAATAAAATTTCCGGGCGATAAAAAGCGGTCTATTGTATATATTTACTATACAGATTTTACTTCTGCAATTTTCTATGAACGTTTTTAAAACATTCTTATCCGCCCGAAGGAATCGGCCGCATCATACAGCCCGTTGACCCGCCCGTTCATGTCAGTTGCAGCTTCATTTCTTATCCCGGCAAGTGCCTTTAATTCGCTGTTGTCAAGGCTCTCAAAAATGCTCAGCACACTTGGGTTCTGTGCCATAGCCATGCTCAGCCCGAGTGGTATGTCCATGCTCGTACTTCTCCTGGATATCATAGGCAAAGCTCTCATCTCCTTACTGATATTATTTTTGGCATATCCGCTTTTATTATTCATCAGCATACTTGACATTTTTTATTATTTTGTGTTAAAATTATATTACGGAGGTGCGTTATGGATAATCTTTCAAATATAAGCGTTGTCAAGGAGCTGCTGTCAAGGCATGGCTTTACATTCTCAAAAGCCCTTGGTCAGAATTTTCTTGTCAACCCCACAGTATGCCCTAAAATAGCTGAAATGGGCAATGCAAAGCCCGGCTTCGGTATCATAGAGATAGGCACCGGTATAGGCGTTCTCACCAACGAGCTCTGTAAGCGTGCCGATAAGGTCGTGGCGATAGAGATAGATGACCGCTTAAAGCCTGTATTAGAGGAAACGTTAAGTGAGTATGACAATTTCAAGCTCATCATCTCCGACGTTTTGAAGGTCGATCTCCATGAGCTTATCAGGCAGGAATTTGAAGGTCTTGACGTTGCCGTATGTGCAAACCTCCCGTATTATATCACTTCACCGATAATCATGTCTCTCCTCGAGAGCAGACTTCCGATAAAAAGCGTTACAGTCATGGTGCAGAAGGAAGCCGGCACACGCCTTCTTGCGAAGGTAGGCTCCCGTGATATGGGCGCTGTCACTGTCGCTGTCAATTATTTCAGTGAACCCAGGCTGCTGTTCAATGTCTCCCGTGGGAGCTTTATGCCCTCACCGAATGTTGACAGCTGCGTTATAAGATTTGATATCAGAGAGTCTACTCCTGCCGGCGTTACCGATGAGCAGTTTTTCTTTAAGACTGTCCGTGCAGCGTTCTCTCAGCGCAGAAAAACTCTTTCCAACTCCGTCTCCTCGGCAATGGGAATTGATAAGTCTGTAGTTGCTTCTGCGATAGAGGCAAGCTCGCTTTCACCCAGCTGCCGCCCCGAGGCTCTTTCGATGGAACAGCTGATACTGTTCTGTGAAAATCTGAGAAAATTACTGTAACCCCACTCTATAACCGACATTTTTCTCGTTTGCCATATGCTATTATGAATTTGCTTTGCAAATAGTCACGCAGAGCAAATTTTTTATGGCGGTGAAGTTTAAAATGCAGAAGGTCATTTCGAGAGTAAAGGATAAAAGCGAGATAAGAGTGCGAAACCCTGCAATGTGTATCATGGCGTTCTCTTTCGGTATGCTGCTATCAGGTGCAAGACTGCTGGGAGAGCATTTCTCGCTCGGTGTCTGCGCAGCTGCGGTAAGCGGCGGCTGTTCGCCCTTTGCTGTTGCCGGAATGGTCGTCTGCTATCTTCTCTCCGGCGAGCTTATGAAATGCTTTGCAAAGGTGTGCAGCGCACTGCTCGTGTCGCTCCTTGCAGTCTTTATAAGAAAGAGAAACTTCTGTACACCCGTGGTGCTCGGTGTCGGCTCTTGCGTCATCATGCTCCTTGTCAATGTCGCAGAAGCGGTCGGCCTCGGCTTTGACGGCTATAGGCTTGCTTTCAGCGTAGTCGATGCTATGATATGCTCGTCTGCGGTGTTTATGTATTGTATCTTATCTGACGAATATACTGTCACCCGAAAGCTGTCACTCAGCGGCTCAAGGGGCGCTTTCGCAGCAGTCATTTTTGTACTGCTCGTGTGTGCTCTTGCATCTGTGCCTTTCCCGCTTGACCTCGGGCGTGTTTTTGCAACTGTCGTTCTCTTGTATTTTGCTAAGAAATACCGTGCTGCCGGCGGTGCGCTCGTTGGTGTGCTCACTGCGTGTGCAGTGGCTCTCTGCTCGCCGTCGCTTGCATCAAATACACTCATCATGTCATCGTCAGGCCTTATCTGCGGCGCTCTTTTTGCACTCAGCGACCTTGCAGCGATATCATCTTTTATAATCACAGTGCTTGTCAGCCTTGCCGCTGTCGGTGTCAACAGCGATACCTTCGTCATGTTCTGGGACATTGTCGCTGGTGTTGTAATAAGCGTTCTTCTTCCGGCCGGGCTTTTCAAGGCAGGCAGGTCGATGCTCACATCAGCTAAAAGCACAGTCGACCTTGTCGGCCAGACGGCATCCTCAAGGCTTGGCTATGCCGCAAAGACTATCTCAGATGTAAGACGTGATATATCTCTTATCTCCCTAAAAATCGGCGACAGGTATAAGCCGCTCTCCCTTGCTTCAAGGGTCGATTCTTCCGTCTGCTCAAAGTGTGACTGCTGCGATATCTGCCGTAAGAAACGCCCGGTGCATGATAAGGCTCTCTCTATACTTGAAAACATCTACGACAGCTACGGCACAGTGACAGACGAGGATATCATGAGCTTTCTGCCTGAGTGTATAAATAAGCCGGTCGTGAAGGCGGCCTTTCTCAGAGCGGCGGACGAGCTTGCCTTTGAGA from Ruminococcus sp. NK3A76 includes these protein-coding regions:
- the purM gene encoding phosphoribosylformylglycinamidine cyclo-ligase; the protein is MKSFSDSYKDAGVDVTAGYKSVELMKQYVKRTMTNGVLSGIGGFGGLFELDLTGIEKPVLVSGTDGVGTKIKIAFLLDKHDTVGIDCVAMCVNDIICCGAKPQFFLDYIACGKNIPEKIASIVSGVAEGCVQAGCALIGGETAEHPGLMPEDEYDLAGFSVGVVDKNKIIDPEKQKSGDVMIAIKSSGVHSNGFSLVRKVFTVNEQNLARHYSELGKTLGDTLLTPTRIYVKAVMELISKVNVKSISHITGGGFYENIPRSLPTGLSAKIERNAVQVLPIFDVIAKTGNIPERDMFNTFNMGVGMTVVVDKNDVDAAIAAIKAAGEDAYVLGELVESEEGVIIC
- a CDS encoding HAD-IA family hydrolase, producing the protein MSTYRYDTALFDLDGTLTDSAEGIIRSARYALEQMKWDIPSDEVLARFLGPPLIVSFQEQCGMNKEQAAEATRLFRVRYTDTGLFENRPYDGIVEMLERLKKAGICLATATSKPEDYAVRILTKFGLIDYFDFIGAATFDESRHDKIAVLGYTLDKLGIKDKSKVIMVGDRSNDIDGAHRFGLECIAVRYGYGNDDEFKAHSADYIVDTPDMAADVILSIRS
- a CDS encoding PP2C family protein-serine/threonine phosphatase, which encodes MQKVISRVKDKSEIRVRNPAMCIMAFSFGMLLSGARLLGEHFSLGVCAAAVSGGCSPFAVAGMVVCYLLSGELMKCFAKVCSALLVSLLAVFIRKRNFCTPVVLGVGSCVIMLLVNVAEAVGLGFDGYRLAFSVVDAMICSSAVFMYCILSDEYTVTRKLSLSGSRGAFAAVIFVLLVCALASVPFPLDLGRVFATVVLLYFAKKYRAAGGALVGVLTACAVALCSPSLASNTLIMSSSGLICGALFALSDLAAISSFIITVLVSLAAVGVNSDTFVMFWDIVAGVVISVLLPAGLFKAGRSMLTSAKSTVDLVGQTASSRLGYAAKTISDVRRDISLISLKIGDRYKPLSLASRVDSSVCSKCDCCDICRKKRPVHDKALSILENIYDSYGTVTDEDIMSFLPECINKPVVKAAFLRAADELAFEKANDIAVTRMRELLCEQLLSMEELLNDMSGRVARIKEVDELLCKRAGELFAISGCKGARVCVYTNENRRLFVEAFVNGGFKSDLVRLTVRLSDIVGCDMELPSINVIGRVTRLVFTEKPELEANIATFQASCSGGEYCGDTVDTITLNESERYVILSDGMGTGERARLDSMFTVSLVRRLISSGLSMSCTERLINSALCVKSWDESFSTLDVVRLDLFSHTASFLKAGAAASYIIREGSVIKIASNALPTGILTRCEPDVTQLRINAGDMIIMTSDGVDEQILTDDEDVIQKLGCLSPDAAAKMIGELAVGDDCASVSDDITVAAVRIDSSV
- the purE gene encoding 5-(carboxyamino)imidazole ribonucleotide mutase, with amino-acid sequence MKKVAIIMGSDSDFPVVKNAASTLKSFGVEYECHVMSAHRSPELAAEYAKNAKANGFGVIICAAGMAAHLAGVVAGHTTLPVIGIPCKGANFDGMDALLATVQMPSGIPVATVAVDGAKNAAILAVQMLAITDEGLAEKLEAEKAKMLEGVKQKDAAMQEKIKEL
- the rsmA gene encoding 16S rRNA (adenine(1518)-N(6)/adenine(1519)-N(6))-dimethyltransferase RsmA, whose translation is MDNLSNISVVKELLSRHGFTFSKALGQNFLVNPTVCPKIAEMGNAKPGFGIIEIGTGIGVLTNELCKRADKVVAIEIDDRLKPVLEETLSEYDNFKLIISDVLKVDLHELIRQEFEGLDVAVCANLPYYITSPIIMSLLESRLPIKSVTVMVQKEAGTRLLAKVGSRDMGAVTVAVNYFSEPRLLFNVSRGSFMPSPNVDSCVIRFDIRESTPAGVTDEQFFFKTVRAAFSQRRKTLSNSVSSAMGIDKSVVASAIEASSLSPSCRPEALSMEQLILFCENLRKLL